The following are encoded together in the Bos taurus isolate L1 Dominette 01449 registration number 42190680 breed Hereford chromosome 10, ARS-UCD2.0, whole genome shotgun sequence genome:
- the PROX2 gene encoding prospero homeobox protein 2 isoform X1, which produces MDPNSSLLLGPAQYPTEPCMEGGRSLSPREQSRCSPFAWSQVPSSSFSDPDCFGDEHIQAKRARVETIVQGMFLSPTSLGPGRAPTGDSPSRPEKAQGRKRKQSLPMQQDPLEAGPVGNRGGGRKGGPRVRGQLHMLRQQMRHLQQRILRAVEPRAAAQGPPTADQRNGSRSGPWGADSDHSQGSIGDLSRVEKHRVSEVQYLSEGPRFLPAGARALLESLKKELTGAISQAVDSVLQKFNRCITSQMIKWFSNFREFYYIQMEKFARQAISDGVTNPKMLVILRDSELFRALNMHYNKGNDFEVPDCFLEIASLTLQEFFKAVSSGKDADPSWKKPIYKIISKLDSDIPEIFKSSSYPQELFRN; this is translated from the exons ATGGATCCAAACTCCAGCTTGCTTTTGGGACCAGCCCAGTATCCGACAGAACCTTGTATGGAAGGTGGAAGAAGCTTGTCCCCCAGAGAGCAGAGCAGATGCTCCCCCTTTGCCTGGAGTCAGGTCCCCAGCTCCAGCTTCTCCGACCCTGACTGCTTTGGGGATGAGCACATCCAGGCAAAGAGGGCCAGAGTAGAGACCATAGTCCAAGGCATGTTCCTCTCCCCAACCTCTCTGGGGCCAGGCAGGGCCCCCACTGGGGACAGCCCTAGCCGCCCAGAGAAGGCCCAGGGGCGGAAGAGGAAGCAGAGCCTTCCAATGCAGCAAGACCCCCTGGAGGCAGGCCCCGTCGGGAACCGGGGCGGCGGCAGGAAGGGGGGCCCTCGGGTGAGAGGACAGCTCCACATGCTGAGGCAGCAGATGAGACACCTGCAGCAGCGCATCCTGCGGGCCGTGGAGCCCAGGGCCGCAGCTCAGGGCCCTCCAACGGCAGACCAGAGGAATGGCTCTAGGTCTGGGCCCTGGGGGGCGGACAGCGACCACAGCCAAGGGTCCATCGGGGACCTCTCCAGGGTGGAGAAACACAGAGTGTCTGAAGTCCAGTACCTGTCTGAGGGGCCCAGGTTTCTTCCCGCTGGAGCACGGGCCTTGCTGGAGAGTCTGAAGAAAGAACTGACGGGGGCCATATCCCAGGCTGTGGACTCGGTGTTACAAAAG TTCAACCGCTGCATCACCTCCCAGATGATCAAGTGGTTCAGCAACTTCCGTGAGTTTTATTACATACAGATGGAGAAATTTGCCCGGCAAGCGATTTCAGATGGTGTCACAAATCCCAAAATGCTGGTGATTCTCCGTGACTCAGAACTTTTTCGAGCTCTCAATATGCACTATAACAAGGGAAACGACTTTGAG GTTCCAGACTGCTTCTTGGAAATCGCCAGCTTGACTTTACaggagttcttcaaggctgtctcctcaggcaaagaCGCAGATCCTTCCTGGAAGAAAcccatttataaaattatttcaaaactggACAGTGACATCCCAGAGATATTCAAATCTTCCAGCTATCCCCAGGAACTGTTtcggaattaa
- the PROX2 gene encoding prospero homeobox protein 2 isoform X2: protein MDPNSSLLLGPAQYPTEPCMEGGRSLSPREQSRCSPFAWSQVPSSSFSDPDCFGDEHIQAKRARVETIVQGMFLSPTSLGPGRAPTGDSPSRPEKAQGRKRKQSLPMQQDPLEAGPVGNRGGGRKGGPRVRGQLHMLRQQMRHLQQRILRAVEPRAAAQGPPTADQRNGSRSGPWGADSDHSQGSIGDLSRVEKHRVSEVQYLSEGPRFLPAGARALLESLKKELTGAISQAVDSVLQKVLVDPSGHLTQLGGRFQGPEPDGRSEPLPPEGSARKDPLPLAALPRRAQPPGEAPLGSLSLAKPLDSPRYPVSPRMIPKPYQAPPADCPLAVAPAHIQEEWILGQLLGHGPGGRWRGDLPQDPSAPSQPSSKVALRPWGAAKLRPLALGQQQCPWPFTSTCLERLPLVSPVKMEPGGRQAGMDALPFSAAHIQEGLNPGHLKKAKLMFFFTRYPSSSLLKAYFPDVQFNRCITSQMIKWFSNFREFYYIQMEKFARQAISDGVTNPKMLVILRDSELFRALNMHYNKGNDFEVPDCFLEIASLTLQEFFKAVSSGKDADPSWKKPIYKIISKLDSDIPEIFKSSSYPQELFRN from the exons ATGGATCCAAACTCCAGCTTGCTTTTGGGACCAGCCCAGTATCCGACAGAACCTTGTATGGAAGGTGGAAGAAGCTTGTCCCCCAGAGAGCAGAGCAGATGCTCCCCCTTTGCCTGGAGTCAGGTCCCCAGCTCCAGCTTCTCCGACCCTGACTGCTTTGGGGATGAGCACATCCAGGCAAAGAGGGCCAGAGTAGAGACCATAGTCCAAGGCATGTTCCTCTCCCCAACCTCTCTGGGGCCAGGCAGGGCCCCCACTGGGGACAGCCCTAGCCGCCCAGAGAAGGCCCAGGGGCGGAAGAGGAAGCAGAGCCTTCCAATGCAGCAAGACCCCCTGGAGGCAGGCCCCGTCGGGAACCGGGGCGGCGGCAGGAAGGGGGGCCCTCGGGTGAGAGGACAGCTCCACATGCTGAGGCAGCAGATGAGACACCTGCAGCAGCGCATCCTGCGGGCCGTGGAGCCCAGGGCCGCAGCTCAGGGCCCTCCAACGGCAGACCAGAGGAATGGCTCTAGGTCTGGGCCCTGGGGGGCGGACAGCGACCACAGCCAAGGGTCCATCGGGGACCTCTCCAGGGTGGAGAAACACAGAGTGTCTGAAGTCCAGTACCTGTCTGAGGGGCCCAGGTTTCTTCCCGCTGGAGCACGGGCCTTGCTGGAGAGTCTGAAGAAAGAACTGACGGGGGCCATATCCCAGGCTGTGGACTCGGTGTTACAAAAGGTACTGGTGGATCCTTCGGGGCACCTGACTCAGCTGGGTGGGAGATTCCAGGGGCCAGAGCCAGACGGGAGAAGTGAGCCCTTGCCTCCCGAGGGCAGTGCCCGTAAAGATCCGCTTCCTCTGGCGGCCTTGCCCAGGCGGGCCCAGCCACCAGGGGAGGCTCCGCTGGGCAGCTTATCGCTGGCCAAGCCTCTAGATTCTCCCAGGTACCCCGTCTCTCCGAGAATGATCCCCAAACCCTATCAGGCTCCCCCAGCAGACTGTCCCTTGGCGGTTGCACCTGCCCACATCCAGGAGGAGTGGATTCTCGGCCAGCTACTGGGCCACGGGCCCGGTGGCCGCTGGAGGGGCGATCTTCCTCAGGACCCATCTGCCCCGAGCCAGCCCTCCTCCAAGGTGGCCCTGCGACCTTGGGGAGCTGCCAAACTGCGACCTCTGGCCTTGGGCCAGCAGCAGTGCCCCTGGCCCTTCACGTCCACCTGTTTGGAAAGACTGCCCCTCGTTTCCCCGGTGAAAATGGAGCCGGGGGGCCGGCAGGCCGGCATGGACGCGCTTCCTTTCTCTGCGGCCCAC ATCCAGGAGGGCCTCAATCCTGGTCACTTGAAGAAGGCCAAACTAATGTTTTTCTTCACACGCTACCCCAGCTCCAGCCTCCTGAAGGCTTATTTCCCTGATGTTCAG TTCAACCGCTGCATCACCTCCCAGATGATCAAGTGGTTCAGCAACTTCCGTGAGTTTTATTACATACAGATGGAGAAATTTGCCCGGCAAGCGATTTCAGATGGTGTCACAAATCCCAAAATGCTGGTGATTCTCCGTGACTCAGAACTTTTTCGAGCTCTCAATATGCACTATAACAAGGGAAACGACTTTGAG GTTCCAGACTGCTTCTTGGAAATCGCCAGCTTGACTTTACaggagttcttcaaggctgtctcctcaggcaaagaCGCAGATCCTTCCTGGAAGAAAcccatttataaaattatttcaaaactggACAGTGACATCCCAGAGATATTCAAATCTTCCAGCTATCCCCAGGAACTGTTtcggaattaa